From the Sphingomonas phyllosphaerae 5.2 genome, one window contains:
- a CDS encoding DMT family transporter, with product MSGATPARRGWLVNALVTVVLWGVWGAFSGLSPQRGFPETLVYVVWALTMVPPALVVLKQAGWRLDRSPRAIGYGLAVGLLGAGGQMLLFYAVARGPAYLIFPIISLSPVVTIAMSSLLLGERTGKLGALGILLALLALPTFDFAPGAGGAGASGAWLLPAVAVMLCWGVQAYFMKAANQVTSAESIFVYMTLSGLALAPMAWAMTDTGRAINWGLDGPGLAAAIQLLNAIGALTLVFAFRYGKAIIVAPLANAGAPLATALISLAVLHVLPGPIKTVGIVLALTASLLLAIEPDAADPEGVAEPEVATN from the coding sequence GTGAGCGGGGCGACGCCGGCGCGGCGCGGCTGGCTCGTCAACGCGCTCGTCACCGTGGTGCTGTGGGGCGTGTGGGGCGCCTTCTCGGGCTTGTCGCCGCAGCGCGGCTTCCCTGAAACCTTGGTCTATGTCGTCTGGGCGCTGACGATGGTGCCGCCCGCGTTGGTCGTGCTGAAGCAGGCGGGCTGGAGGCTGGACCGCTCGCCGCGCGCGATCGGCTACGGCCTGGCGGTCGGGCTGCTCGGCGCGGGCGGGCAGATGCTGCTGTTCTACGCGGTGGCGCGCGGGCCGGCTTATCTGATCTTTCCGATCATCTCGCTGTCGCCGGTGGTAACGATCGCGATGTCCTCCCTGCTGCTGGGCGAGCGCACCGGCAAATTGGGCGCGCTGGGCATCCTGCTCGCGCTGTTGGCGCTGCCCACCTTCGACTTCGCACCGGGCGCAGGCGGCGCGGGGGCATCGGGGGCGTGGCTGCTGCCAGCGGTGGCGGTGATGCTGTGCTGGGGCGTCCAGGCCTATTTCATGAAGGCGGCCAACCAGGTCACCTCGGCCGAGAGCATCTTCGTCTACATGACCTTGTCGGGCCTCGCCCTCGCGCCGATGGCCTGGGCGATGACCGATACCGGCCGCGCGATCAATTGGGGGCTCGACGGGCCCGGGCTCGCCGCGGCGATCCAATTGCTCAATGCGATCGGCGCGCTGACCCTGGTGTTCGCCTTCCGCTACGGCAAGGCGATCATTGTCGCGCCGCTCGCCAACGCGGGAGCGCCGCTCGCCACCGCGCTGATCTCGCTCGCGGTGCTCCATGTTTTGCCGGGGCCGATCAAGACGGTAGGGATCGTGCTCGCGCTCACCGCTTCTTTGCTGCTCGCAATCGAGCCGGACGCGGCCGATCCCGAGGGAGTTGCCGAGCCAGAAGTCGCGACAAATTAG
- a CDS encoding D-tagatose-bisphosphate aldolase, class II, non-catalytic subunit: MQILLELANRHKAGERVGVTSVCSAHPLVIEAALRHALAHGAPFALVEATSNQVNQDGGYTGMVPADFRAFVERIAERVAYPLERLVLGGDHLGPNAWSSLPAAEAMDKAEVMVADYVRAGFAKIHLDCSMSCADDPVPLPERTIAERAARLCRAAEDAYEGDPAAAPVYVIGTEVPVPGGAAEDLDELAVTDHDAAIATVDMHRDLFRAAGLSDAWERVIATVVQPGVEFDHDKVVDYRPERAVALSRAIEPVPHLVYEAHSTDYQTPQALAALVRDHFAILKVGPGVTFALREALWALDAIERETIADHARANLRAVTLERLRAEPKNWAKYYHATGAALDLQLQYSLSDRIRYYWPDATIVAAQERLFANLRETPPALPLLSQYLPAAYAAVRAGRAGLDPAELVMAQVGATLDAYHGACFPHD, translated from the coding sequence GTGCAGATACTTCTCGAGCTGGCGAACCGGCATAAGGCGGGGGAACGCGTCGGCGTGACCTCGGTGTGCTCGGCGCATCCGTTGGTAATCGAGGCGGCGCTGCGCCACGCGCTGGCGCACGGCGCGCCGTTCGCGCTGGTGGAGGCGACGTCCAACCAGGTGAACCAGGACGGCGGCTATACCGGCATGGTCCCGGCCGACTTCCGCGCCTTCGTGGAGCGCATCGCGGAGCGGGTTGCCTACCCGCTTGAGCGGCTGGTACTGGGCGGCGACCATCTCGGCCCCAACGCCTGGAGCTCGCTTCCGGCGGCCGAGGCGATGGACAAGGCCGAGGTGATGGTCGCCGACTATGTCCGCGCCGGCTTCGCCAAGATCCACCTCGACTGCTCGATGAGCTGCGCCGACGATCCCGTGCCGCTGCCCGAACGGACAATCGCCGAGCGCGCCGCGCGCCTGTGCCGCGCCGCGGAGGACGCCTATGAAGGTGACCCCGCCGCCGCCCCGGTCTATGTCATCGGGACCGAAGTGCCGGTTCCCGGCGGTGCCGCGGAGGATCTGGACGAGCTGGCGGTTACCGATCACGACGCGGCGATCGCCACCGTCGACATGCACCGCGACCTGTTCCGCGCTGCTGGCCTCTCCGATGCGTGGGAGCGCGTGATCGCCACCGTCGTCCAGCCCGGTGTCGAGTTCGATCATGACAAGGTGGTCGACTATCGGCCCGAGCGCGCGGTGGCGCTGAGCCGCGCGATCGAGCCGGTGCCGCATCTCGTCTACGAGGCGCACTCGACCGACTATCAAACTCCTCAAGCGCTCGCCGCGCTGGTGCGCGACCATTTTGCGATCCTCAAGGTCGGCCCCGGCGTCACCTTCGCGCTGCGCGAGGCGCTCTGGGCGCTCGACGCGATCGAGCGCGAGACGATCGCCGATCACGCGCGCGCTAATCTAAGGGCGGTCACGCTCGAGCGGCTGCGCGCCGAGCCTAAGAACTGGGCCAAATACTACCACGCCACCGGTGCCGCGCTCGACCTGCAATTGCAGTACAGCCTGTCGGACCGCATCCGCTACTACTGGCCCGACGCGACGATCGTGGCGGCGCAGGAGCGGCTGTTCGCCAACCTGCGCGAGACCCCGCCCGCGCTGCCGCTGCTCAGCCAGTATCTGCCCGCAGCCTATGCCGCCGTACGTGCCGGTCGCGCCGGCCTGGACCCCGCCGAGCTCGTGATGGCCCAGGTCGGCGCTACGCTCGACGCCTATCATGGAGCCTGTTTTCCTCATGACTGA
- a CDS encoding SIS domain-containing protein, protein MTDTLIAAAAEPGDTSWTRREIAQQPVTLRATQALLRDARAEIEAFLAPLLARPELRIVLTGAGTSAFIGECLAPWLSRVLGRAVEAIATTDIVGAPDLYLRADAPTLLVSFGRSGSSPESVAAVELVDRRVAEANHLIVTCNADGELARRGGERTHVIVLPEATHDRSFAMTSSFTAMTLAALSALGGIDALDDRIEAIAAGVADMLAHAEPVAAALAGRGFDRVVYLGSGVFTGLAREAALKLMELSDGAVVTAFDSALGFRHGPKTIVTDRTLVVVFVANDPLTRRYDLDIVAELRADARAGDVVVVAARPDPAATIALAAMESAPDADLLFPFIVPAQLFALHVSLALGLTPDQPNASGTVNRVVQGVRIHAREA, encoded by the coding sequence ATGACTGATACGCTGATCGCCGCCGCCGCGGAGCCCGGCGACACCTCGTGGACGCGCCGCGAAATCGCGCAGCAACCGGTGACGCTGCGCGCCACCCAGGCGCTGCTGCGTGATGCGCGCGCCGAGATCGAGGCCTTCCTCGCGCCGCTGCTGGCACGGCCCGAACTGCGCATCGTGCTCACCGGCGCGGGCACCTCGGCCTTCATCGGCGAGTGCCTCGCGCCCTGGCTGTCGCGCGTGCTCGGCCGCGCGGTCGAGGCGATCGCCACCACCGACATCGTTGGCGCGCCAGATTTGTACCTGCGCGCCGACGCGCCGACACTGCTGGTGTCGTTCGGCCGCTCGGGAAGCAGCCCGGAGAGCGTCGCAGCGGTCGAGCTGGTTGACCGCCGCGTCGCCGAGGCGAACCATCTGATCGTGACCTGCAACGCCGACGGCGAGCTGGCGCGGCGCGGCGGCGAGCGCACGCATGTGATCGTGCTGCCCGAGGCGACGCACGACCGCAGCTTCGCGATGACTTCGAGCTTCACCGCGATGACGCTGGCGGCGCTGTCCGCGCTCGGTGGAATCGATGCGCTGGACGATCGGATCGAGGCGATCGCGGCGGGCGTCGCCGACATGCTGGCGCACGCCGAGCCGGTCGCCGCGGCACTCGCAGGCCGCGGCTTCGACCGCGTCGTCTATCTCGGCAGCGGCGTGTTCACCGGGCTGGCGCGCGAGGCGGCGCTCAAGCTGATGGAGCTGAGCGACGGCGCGGTCGTCACCGCGTTCGACAGCGCGCTCGGCTTCCGTCACGGTCCCAAGACGATCGTGACCGATCGTACTTTGGTGGTGGTGTTCGTCGCCAACGACCCGCTGACGCGTCGCTACGATCTGGACATCGTCGCCGAGCTGCGTGCCGACGCGCGGGCGGGCGACGTGGTGGTGGTCGCGGCACGGCCTGACCCGGCCGCGACGATCGCGCTCGCCGCGATGGAAAGCGCGCCCGACGCCGACTTGTTGTTCCCCTTCATCGTGCCGGCGCAGCTGTTCGCGCTCCACGTCTCGCTCGCGCTCGGGCTGACGCCCGACCAGCCCAATGCGAGCGGCACCGTCAACCGCGTAGTGCAGGGCGTGAGAATCCACGCCAGGGAGGCATGA
- a CDS encoding N-acetylglucosamine kinase: MSVSRYLGVDGGGTKTEFVCIDAAGAVIARAVTGTTYHLEVGEDEAVRRIAEGVSAICTQIGATPENLDQVFLGLPAYGEDRSVDPRLDAAVGALLGHARYRCDNDMVCGWAGSLACADGINVVAGTGSIAYGERGGCGARAGGWGEVFGDEGSAYWIARAGFAAFSRMSDGRVAIGPLHALLREALALDDDLALCERVMGERGMARGEVAALATVISRAADAGDVAACTILSKAGHELVLLATALRDRLSFDPEERVPVSWSGGVLANVPAVRAAFAAGLEAAGCTPVEPLHPPGFGAALYARHLATSRSSLL, from the coding sequence ATGAGCGTCAGCCGCTACCTCGGCGTCGACGGCGGCGGGACCAAGACCGAGTTCGTCTGCATCGACGCCGCGGGCGCGGTGATCGCGCGCGCGGTGACCGGCACGACCTATCATCTCGAGGTCGGCGAGGACGAGGCGGTACGCCGGATTGCCGAGGGAGTGAGCGCAATCTGCACCCAGATCGGCGCAACGCCGGAGAACCTCGATCAGGTCTTCCTCGGGCTGCCTGCCTATGGTGAGGACAGAAGCGTCGACCCGCGGCTCGACGCTGCGGTGGGCGCGCTGCTGGGTCACGCGCGCTATCGCTGCGACAATGACATGGTATGCGGCTGGGCGGGATCGCTGGCGTGCGCTGACGGAATCAACGTCGTCGCGGGCACCGGCTCGATCGCTTATGGCGAACGCGGCGGCTGCGGGGCGCGTGCGGGGGGCTGGGGCGAGGTTTTCGGTGACGAGGGCTCGGCCTATTGGATCGCGCGCGCTGGCTTCGCGGCTTTCTCGCGGATGAGCGACGGGCGCGTCGCGATCGGACCGCTGCACGCGCTGCTGCGCGAGGCGCTGGCGCTCGACGACGACCTGGCGCTGTGCGAGCGCGTGATGGGCGAGCGCGGCATGGCACGTGGCGAGGTCGCTGCGCTCGCCACTGTCATATCGCGCGCGGCGGACGCGGGTGACGTCGCCGCTTGCACGATCCTTAGCAAGGCGGGGCACGAACTGGTGCTTCTCGCGACCGCACTGCGCGACCGGCTGAGCTTCGATCCAGAGGAGCGCGTGCCGGTATCCTGGTCGGGCGGCGTGCTCGCCAACGTGCCGGCGGTGCGCGCCGCCTTCGCTGCGGGGTTGGAGGCGGCAGGCTGTACACCGGTCGAGCCGCTCCACCCGCCCGGCTTTGGCGCCGCGCTCTACGCTCGCCACCTCGCCACCTCCCGATCCTCGCTCCTGTAG
- a CDS encoding NPCBM/NEW2 domain-containing protein, translated as MHLPTLSLSVLALALANPAAAAPDPLAPTGRWSPPEHAAARTPPMGWSSWNAFRTEVDEAKVLGAAQKLVDSGLAKLGYRYVNVDDGWWLKRRSSDGKLMIRTRIFPSAAIAGGDSSFRPFTDRLHAMGLKAGLYSDIGRNACSQAYDLHSPNLPEGTTAEREVGLYGHVDQDTALYFRDWGFDYLKVDACGINVYAPGAPVVLQNGYRPFPPLIDQASINRTDVAQVRSLYATVAAAVRRYRPDGDAILALCTWGSADVRRWGKDVGQMWRTSQDITPHWTRMLHSFDSASTRALYARPGAWNDPDMLFIGQGDFDAQHLTEARTHFALWAIINAPLFIGYDLRQAPDSLMKIWGNADIVRVNQDPGGHQGVIAYASDDVQTIVKTLSNGHKAVVLLNRGMAPAAINLTAAQLKFAPDAPITLRDLWSGRTLSPFNRETAFTLAPRESRVFEVGGTRRLSDGMYLSEVPGDVNVAADGVVAPEPDPVVHRMIGQWSGTRDTGERPTYAGWGGAQADATPFDQTLQVAGRAYDTGLGVLAQSRLEVRARGAERFEALVGVDDSTRDTYDAVEFLVYGDGRLLGRSGTMRFGMAARPLRVELRGARVIELVTRKVGRVTDLPLVTTWAEAALRGGAASITGSGS; from the coding sequence ATGCATCTGCCGACCCTGTCTCTCTCCGTGCTTGCCCTCGCGCTGGCCAACCCGGCTGCGGCCGCTCCAGACCCGCTCGCGCCGACCGGGCGCTGGTCGCCGCCCGAGCATGCCGCTGCGCGCACGCCGCCGATGGGGTGGAGCTCGTGGAACGCCTTCCGCACCGAGGTCGACGAGGCAAAGGTGCTCGGCGCCGCGCAGAAGCTGGTCGACAGCGGACTGGCGAAGCTCGGCTATCGCTACGTCAACGTCGACGACGGCTGGTGGCTCAAACGCCGCAGTAGCGACGGCAAACTGATGATCCGCACGCGCATCTTCCCTTCGGCCGCGATCGCCGGCGGCGACAGCAGCTTTCGTCCCTTTACCGATCGGCTTCACGCGATGGGGCTCAAGGCCGGTCTATACAGCGACATCGGGCGCAACGCGTGCTCGCAGGCCTATGACCTTCACTCTCCCAACCTGCCCGAGGGGACAACGGCGGAGCGTGAGGTCGGGCTGTACGGCCATGTCGATCAGGACACCGCGCTCTATTTCCGCGACTGGGGTTTCGACTATCTGAAGGTCGATGCCTGCGGGATCAACGTCTACGCACCCGGTGCACCCGTGGTGCTTCAGAACGGCTATCGCCCGTTCCCGCCACTGATCGACCAGGCCTCGATCAACCGCACCGACGTGGCGCAGGTGCGCTCGCTCTATGCCACGGTCGCGGCGGCGGTCCGGCGCTACCGGCCCGACGGCGATGCGATCCTGGCGCTTTGCACCTGGGGCAGCGCCGACGTGCGTCGCTGGGGCAAGGACGTCGGCCAGATGTGGCGCACCAGCCAGGACATAACGCCGCACTGGACGCGCATGCTCCACTCGTTCGACAGCGCGTCGACCCGCGCGCTCTACGCGAGGCCTGGGGCGTGGAACGATCCCGACATGCTTTTCATCGGGCAGGGCGACTTCGATGCGCAGCACCTCACCGAGGCGCGCACGCATTTTGCGCTCTGGGCGATCATCAACGCACCCTTGTTCATCGGCTACGACCTGCGCCAGGCACCCGACAGCCTGATGAAGATCTGGGGCAATGCGGATATCGTGCGCGTCAACCAGGATCCAGGCGGCCACCAGGGCGTGATCGCTTATGCCTCGGACGACGTGCAGACGATCGTGAAGACGTTGAGCAACGGCCACAAGGCGGTCGTCCTGCTCAATCGCGGCATGGCGCCGGCGGCGATCAATCTCACCGCAGCGCAGCTGAAGTTCGCGCCCGATGCACCGATCACGCTCCGCGACCTGTGGAGCGGGCGAACGCTGTCTCCCTTCAACCGCGAAACCGCCTTCACGCTGGCGCCGCGTGAGAGCCGCGTCTTCGAGGTCGGCGGTACGCGCCGGCTGAGTGACGGCATGTACCTCTCCGAGGTGCCTGGCGACGTCAACGTTGCAGCTGACGGCGTCGTGGCGCCGGAGCCGGATCCGGTCGTGCATCGCATGATAGGGCAGTGGAGCGGGACGCGCGACACCGGCGAGCGCCCCACCTACGCCGGGTGGGGCGGCGCGCAGGCCGACGCCACACCCTTCGACCAGACACTGCAGGTCGCCGGGCGCGCTTACGACACCGGCCTCGGGGTGCTGGCGCAGTCGCGGCTGGAGGTGCGCGCGCGCGGCGCCGAGCGGTTCGAGGCCTTGGTCGGCGTCGACGATTCGACCCGAGACACGTACGACGCGGTCGAGTTCCTGGTCTATGGCGACGGGCGGCTGCTCGGGCGTTCGGGCACGATGCGCTTCGGCATGGCGGCGCGCCCGCTGCGTGTCGAACTGCGCGGCGCACGCGTGATCGAGTTGGTCACGCGCAAGGTCGGGCGCGTCACCGATCTGCCCCTCGTCACTACCTGGGCGGAAGCCGCGCTGCGCGGCGGTGCAGCGTCGATCACCGGGAGTGGTAGCTGA
- a CDS encoding TonB-dependent receptor, giving the protein MTSCAYRRLRQTLLVGTAILSVGAGAQAQTIGANAPVDSTEVAPSQAEGADVVVTGLRAGIERSLADKRSSISVVDVISAQDIGKFPDNNLAESLQRVPGITIDRSVNGEGQTINLRGLGPQFTRSEINGGTALNGFDFSVLAPELFAKVTVEKSPTASTVEGGLAGTILQETPKPFDIPGLRVTATGGVTIGQKGKAMPRLFGLVSQNWDDRYGITVAAAYSKTDFRTNEVDFGPWVAFRNIASANVLATAPATLLDAATPRTTAFYSYQQKRENLGVAVAGQARPTERLELTADFLYARRKGTQIDDRPDAPIEGTSFFADGTSSPGNQAPTDYVIENGAVTQATFRNIQNRVGYSYQPQENMVYQGTLRAKWEAADNLTVTPGFSYAHQRSSNELNLYSFAAPGADVTYRVNGDVPQFSSTATDFSSNPDRFGYNVFIFNRAVNTIDEYVGRLDATREFEGVPGLTSVQAGARYTHRTSRQQARNVGLYNGAELLGATPLGLGAFAATLPFSVRNATTPDRILSVDRAKLIDTIYPGLDPFNSDQFATDPQGDQLNSFEVVEQTYGGYLQGNFTMGALSVNAGLRVIVTETSSDGFGLIGTELTPSNVDARYTNFLPAINARWEVAPNMLIRGTYSRAMTRPTLDQLSPATTINSGPRTGNRGNPNLRPYLADQEDLGFEWYFHPGALLTINGFAKQIGSLISQTTVSELASFPDQETGLPTSGIVAFTQPTNGDSATIHGVEAGLQSPFFFLPGGLSYFGAILNFTYADSKASVRRADGVSRTTPLPGLSKKSANAVLYYDHAGIDARLAYAWRSAYLRDDNVGRQFGAERYVRDYGQLDLSMNAFVTRNVQVGFNVNNLLDTQRKEYIMIGSGAELPASFLEQERRFVLTARLIM; this is encoded by the coding sequence ATGACAAGCTGTGCATATCGTCGATTGCGTCAAACCCTCCTCGTCGGCACTGCTATCCTGTCAGTAGGGGCTGGTGCGCAAGCACAGACGATCGGCGCAAATGCACCAGTCGATAGCACCGAAGTCGCGCCGTCGCAGGCGGAGGGTGCTGACGTTGTGGTCACCGGTCTGCGCGCCGGCATCGAGCGTTCGCTGGCAGACAAGCGTAGCTCGATCTCGGTCGTCGACGTGATTTCCGCGCAGGATATCGGCAAGTTCCCGGACAACAATCTGGCGGAGTCGCTCCAGCGCGTTCCCGGAATCACGATCGACCGCTCGGTCAACGGCGAAGGGCAGACGATCAATCTGCGCGGTCTCGGTCCGCAGTTCACGCGCAGTGAGATCAACGGCGGTACGGCACTCAACGGTTTCGACTTCAGCGTGCTCGCGCCGGAGCTGTTCGCCAAGGTCACCGTCGAGAAGTCGCCCACCGCCAGCACCGTCGAGGGGGGTCTGGCCGGTACGATCCTGCAGGAGACGCCCAAGCCCTTCGACATACCGGGGCTTCGCGTCACCGCCACGGGCGGCGTCACAATCGGGCAAAAGGGCAAGGCCATGCCGCGCCTGTTCGGGCTGGTCAGCCAGAACTGGGACGATCGCTACGGCATCACCGTGGCCGCGGCGTATTCGAAGACCGACTTCCGCACCAACGAGGTCGATTTCGGCCCGTGGGTGGCGTTCCGTAATATCGCCTCGGCGAACGTGCTGGCGACCGCGCCTGCCACGTTGCTGGACGCCGCGACGCCGCGCACCACCGCCTTCTACAGTTATCAGCAGAAGCGGGAGAATCTGGGCGTCGCCGTCGCCGGGCAGGCGCGCCCGACCGAGCGGCTCGAACTCACCGCCGATTTCCTCTACGCGCGGCGCAAGGGAACCCAGATTGACGATCGTCCCGACGCGCCGATCGAGGGCACCAGCTTCTTCGCTGACGGCACCAGTTCACCGGGTAATCAGGCTCCGACCGACTATGTGATCGAGAACGGTGCCGTCACGCAGGCGACGTTCCGCAACATCCAGAACCGCGTCGGGTATAGCTACCAGCCGCAGGAGAACATGGTCTATCAGGGGACGTTGCGCGCCAAGTGGGAGGCGGCCGATAATCTGACGGTGACCCCCGGCTTCAGTTACGCGCATCAGCGTTCCAGCAATGAACTGAATCTCTATTCCTTCGCTGCGCCCGGCGCCGACGTGACCTACCGCGTCAACGGCGACGTGCCGCAATTCTCGTCCACCGCGACCGACTTCAGCAGCAATCCGGACCGCTTCGGCTACAACGTTTTCATCTTCAACCGCGCCGTCAACACCATCGACGAGTATGTCGGCCGCCTCGACGCCACCCGCGAGTTCGAGGGCGTGCCCGGGCTCACCAGTGTGCAGGCGGGTGCGCGCTATACGCATCGGACCTCGCGTCAGCAGGCCCGCAACGTCGGGCTGTACAATGGGGCCGAACTGCTCGGCGCCACACCGCTAGGCCTCGGCGCCTTCGCGGCAACCTTGCCCTTCAGCGTGCGCAACGCCACCACGCCGGATCGCATCCTCTCGGTCGATCGCGCCAAGTTGATCGACACGATCTATCCCGGGCTCGACCCCTTCAACTCGGACCAGTTCGCGACCGACCCGCAGGGCGACCAGCTCAACTCCTTCGAGGTGGTGGAGCAGACCTACGGCGGTTACCTGCAGGGCAACTTCACCATGGGTGCGTTGTCGGTTAATGCCGGGCTTCGCGTGATCGTTACGGAGACATCGTCCGATGGCTTCGGCCTGATCGGCACGGAGTTGACGCCGAGCAACGTCGACGCGCGCTACACCAACTTCTTGCCCGCCATCAACGCACGCTGGGAAGTAGCGCCCAACATGCTGATCCGCGGGACCTATTCGCGCGCGATGACGCGACCGACGCTCGACCAGCTGAGCCCGGCGACCACGATCAACTCCGGCCCGCGCACGGGCAATCGCGGCAATCCCAATCTTCGTCCCTATCTCGCCGACCAGGAAGACCTCGGCTTCGAGTGGTATTTTCATCCCGGCGCATTGCTGACGATCAACGGCTTCGCCAAGCAGATCGGCTCGCTGATCTCGCAGACGACCGTGTCGGAACTGGCCAGCTTTCCCGATCAGGAAACCGGGCTACCGACCAGCGGCATCGTCGCTTTCACGCAGCCGACCAACGGCGATAGCGCGACGATCCACGGAGTCGAGGCGGGGCTGCAGTCGCCGTTCTTCTTCCTGCCCGGCGGCTTGAGCTATTTCGGGGCCATTCTCAACTTCACCTATGCCGATAGCAAGGCCAGTGTGCGCCGCGCCGACGGCGTCTCACGCACGACCCCGCTGCCGGGATTGTCCAAGAAGAGTGCCAACGCGGTGCTGTATTACGATCATGCCGGGATCGATGCGCGGCTCGCCTATGCCTGGCGCAGCGCTTATCTACGTGACGACAACGTGGGCCGCCAGTTCGGCGCCGAGCGCTACGTCCGCGATTACGGTCAGCTCGATTTGTCGATGAACGCTTTCGTCACTCGTAACGTCCAGGTAGGCTTCAACGTCAACAACCTGCTCGATACGCAGCGTAAGGAATATATCATGATCGGAAGCGGTGCAGAGTTGCCTGCCAGCTTCCTTGAACAAGAGCGTCGTTTCGTACTGACCGCGCGGCTGATCATGTAG